The proteins below come from a single Lodderomyces elongisporus chromosome 3, complete sequence genomic window:
- the arc1 gene encoding ARP2/3 actin-organizing complex subunit Sop2 (BUSCO:EOG09262VPD): MSKVPAIYQLGHLPIKDHVFSPDRTILAVTKENEVEVYKINPSHLDSKPQLIANLRDHDKTVTSVDISPDGSRILTCSQDRNALVWEYRDGEFKPTLVLLRINRAATVCRWSPDGQKFAVGSSDRIIAVCYYEEENDWWISKHLKKPIKSTITTLDWHPNGVLLACGSTDGHVRVFSGYIKGIDAKPEPSVWGSKLPFQTLCGDFTNETLAWIHGVKFSPDGNALAWVSHDSSIGVVYPDGEGLPPRSILNVKTDYLPFKSIVWTSDDSVVVGGFNCNLVVFKGNESSWQEAYKIEEQKDLTKDTPRNRDGDNDDDEDEDSPEISSHQALNMFKQMDLKGRVNKPGAGSSGKSAKALSTIHQNTIASIRNFAPGKVSTSGIDGKVVIFNV, encoded by the coding sequence ATGTCGAAAGTACCAGCTATCTATCAATTGGGTCATTTACCCATCAAAGACCACGTTTTTTCCCCAGATAGAACAATTCTCGCGGTGACCAAGGAGAATGAAGTTGAGGTTTACAAGATCAATCCATCCCACCTTGACTCTAAGCCTCAACTTATTGCCAATCTTAGAGACCACGACAAGACGGTGACTTCAGTTGACATTTCACCAGACGGGTCTCGTATTCTTACTTGTTCTCAAGATAGAAATGCTTTAGTTTGGGAATATCGTGATGGCGAATTTAAACCAACACTTGTTCTTCTCCGTATCAATAGAGCTGCCACAGTGTGTCGCTGGTCACCGGACGGACAGAAATTTGCTGTTGGATCCAGTGATAGAATTATTGCTGTTTGCTACTACGAGGAAGAAAATGACTGGTGGATCTCAAAGCATTTGAAAAAGCCAATCAAGTCGACTATCACCACTTTGGATTGGCATCCAAATGGTGTGTTATTAGCCTGCGGCTCAACCGATGGTCATGTGCGTGTGTTTAGTGGATACATCAAGGGAATTGATGCTAAGCCCGAGCCAAGTGTGTGGGGTTCGAAACTACCATTTCAGACTCTTTGTGGCGACTTTACCAATGAGACGTTGGCATGGATTCACGGAGTGAAATTCAGTCCTGATGGAAATGCTTTGGCGTGGGTGTCACACGATTCATcaattggtgttgtttATCCCGATGGTGAAGGGTTGCCTCCTAGATCCATTTTGAATGTCAAGACGGATTATTTACCGTTCAAGTCCATAGTGTGGACCTCCGACGActctgttgttgtgggtGGTTTCAATTGCAACTTGGTTGTCTTTAAGGGGAATGAGTCTAGTTGGCAAGAGGCTTACAAGATTGAAGAGCAAAAGGACTTGACAAAAGATACACCAAGAAACCGCGATGgcgataatgatgatgatgaagacgaAGATAGTCCTGAGATATCCTCGCACCAAGCATTAAACATGTTTAAGCAAATGGATTTGAAAGGAAGGGTCAACAAGCCGGGTGCAGGAAGCAGCGGTAAATCCGCTAAAGCATTGAGCACAATACATCAAAATACAATAGCCAGTATAAGAAATTTCGCTCCTGGAAAAGTCTCCACCTCAGGTATCGATGGTAAAGTGGTGATTTTCAATGTTTGA
- the DAD3 gene encoding DASH complex subunit dad3 (BUSCO:EOG09265RGI), producing the protein MPPSTVTENYQQIDYSQNPSLSRLEASVLTEYQNINKKLIKINAELKSLSSTDDPNNKSGIMTKNLRELEMKLPLIYTLFKSSVYGLYTREDDANAEFAEGTIEEAEEGIGSEGEGVDGQDGQGGHDREHENNSNESFEKEGKNANELSSISDAEGLDGLS; encoded by the coding sequence ATGCCACCAAGTACAGTTACAGAAAATTACCAACAAATTGATTACTCACAAAATCCTAGCCTATCGCGTCTTGAAGCTTCGGTGCTAACGGAGTATCagaatataaataaaaagctaattaaaataaatgCCGAATTAAAATCGCTATCATCGACGGATGATCCAAACAATAAGAGCGGGATAATGACAAAAAACTTGAGAGAGTTGGAAATGAAACTTCCGCTCATATACACTCTTTTCAAGAGTTCTGTGTATGGTTTATATACTAGAGAAGATGACGCGAATGCCGAATTTGCAGAAGGAACCATTGAGGAGGCAGAAGAAGGAATTGGAAGTGAAGGTGAAGGAGTAGATGGACAAGATGGTCAAGGTGGACATGATCGGGAACATGAAAACAATAGTAACGagtcttttgaaaaagaagggaaaAACGCTAATGAACTACTGAGTATATCAGATGCCGAAGGACTTGACGGATTGTCATAA